CAGCCTGAGCAGTAAAGCCATCGCAAACACGAAAGCAGACTGTCTCGTTATCGGCCTGCCCGAAAAAGGCACTTGGCCGGAGTCCACATCCGAGGCAGACGAAGCGCTAGGCGGGCTGATCAAGAAACTCCAGAACGCAGGTGATATCAGCGGTAAAAACGCAAGCACCCGCACCCTTCCCCTGGACGACCAGCCCTGGGCCCGGTTAGTTGTGGTCGGCACCGGGGATGATTCGGCGCGGACACCGGCCAACTACCGCAAGGCCCTCATAGCCATGATGGGCGCACTCAAAGAAGGCCCGTCCAAATCGGCACTGATCGCTCTTACGGACACCGCTGTCACAGGCGATGAAACAGTCAGCTCAGAAGCTGCGCGCCTGAGCCTGGTGGGACGTACCCTGGAAGACCAGCTCTACACCTTCACCGAATTCAAGAGCGAAAAGCCCGGTGCGCGCAAGCTGAACAAAGTACTGGTGGCGGCATCCGGTGCCGGGAAAGCCCTGAAAGATGCCTTCAATCTTGGCCTGGCGACCGGTCGCGGCATGAACTTCACCCGCGACCTGGGCAACACGCCTCCCAACATCTGTCACCCGGAGTGGCTCGCCCAGCAGGCCAAGAAGCTTGCCAAAGACCACGACTGCATCAAGACCGAAGTGCTTGACGAAAAGCAGATGGAAAAGATGGGGATGAACACCATCCTGGCCGTTGGCAAAGGCAGCACACAGCCGCCACGCCTGATCGTGATGGAGTACCGTGGTGGTAAGGCGAAAGACAAGCCCCACGTCCTGGTCGGTAAGGGCATCACCTTTGATACGGGCGGCATCAGCCTCAAGCCCGGCGCCGGCATGGATGAAATGAAATACGACATGGGCGGCTCGGCCAGCGTCTTTGGCGCCATGCAGGTACTGGCGGAAACCAAGCCCAAAATCAACGTCGTTGCGGTGATTGCCGCGGCCGAAAATATGCCAGATGGTGGAGCCTGCCGACCAGGCGACATCGTGACCACCCTCTCGGGGCAGACCGTGGAAATCCTCAACACTGACGCCGAAGGCCGCCTGGTGCTTTGCGACGCCCTCACCTACGTAAAGAAATTCGATCCGGAAGCCGTCATTGACATGGCCACCCTCACCGGCGCCTGCATCGTCGCCCTGGGCCATCACGCCACCGGCTTGCTCGCCAACAACGACGAGCTGGCGAATGAACTTCTGGCATCGGGCGAGCGCGCCTGCGACCGTGCATGGCGCCTGCCGCTGTGGGACGACTACCAGAGCCAGCTGGACAGCAACTTTGCAGACATGCAGAACATTGGCGACCGCTCTGCCGGCACCATTACTGCGGCCTGCTTCCTGTCCCGATTCGCCAAAGAATACCGCTGGGCGCATCTCGACATAGCCGGCACCGCATGGCAGTCAGGCAAGGCCAAAGGCGCCTCCGGCCGTCCGGTTCCCTTGCTGGTTGATTACCTGATGTCCCATGCAGGCAAGTAATTCAGAAAATCACACGGAAACCGGCGGCGCTGCTGCCGGTTCCTCCGGGCAAGCCGATCGCAACCAGCGTTACTGGTTCCACATCCTGACCCAAAACGCCCCTGCCGCCCGCAACCTCCATGCCGCAAAACTGGTAGACAAGGCATGGCAGCAGGGAGACCGTGTCTGCATCGTCTGCGACACCATGCAACACGCCCAGGAACTGGACGACCTGCTATGGAACTTCAGCCCCGATGCGTTCATCCCACACAGCGTGGTACCGGACTCCGCCACCACCTGCACAGATCCCGTCGGAATACTGCTGTGCCCGCCAGTTGCCGAAGACTGGGATACCGTCATTATCCTTTCCGAGAGTCTGCCGGCCGACGCCGACCGGTTCAAACGACTTGCCCTGGTCGCCCACAACGACCCGTCCGTTCTGAATCAGGCACGATCGCACTTCAAGCAGTTGCGGGCCCTGGGCATCGAACCGAGAGTCCACGATCAGAGAAAGCGATAAACAACAGGCGACCTGCACCTGAGCTGAAACGCGCAGCAGGAAATGCCTTTCCAAAACCGTTGAGGGCCATGGACGGCCCGAAACGAGCCTACAGGGACGTACTCGTGGGCGTGTTTTGGAAAGGCATTTCCTGCTGCGCTGGCACCCGAACTTGCAGTCTTATGCTATGAGAGGTTCGCCGCAAAGATAGCGACCATGTATAATCGGGCGTCTCAATTTTCCCTTGTGAATCAACCAACGGTCACCAGCAGAAACCCATGGAAAAAACCTACCAGCCAGAAAACATCGAGCGCCAGTGGTACGAGAACTGGGAATCCAAAGGGTACTTCCGGCCCTCCGGCGAAGGCCAGTCCTACAGCATCGCCATACCGCCGCCCAACGTCACCGGCAGCCTGCACATGGGCCATGCGTTCCAGCACACCATCATGGATACCCTCACCCGCTACAAGCGCATGCAGGGCCACAACACCCTGTGGCAGGTAGGCACCGACCACGCCGGCATTGCCACCCAAATGGTTGTCGAACGCAAAGTAGCTGCGGAAGAAAGTAAAACTCGCCATGATCTCGGCCGTGAGGAATTCATCAAACGGATCTGGGACTGGAAAGAACACTCCGGCGGCACCATCACCCGTCAGATGCGCCGCCTGGGCAACTCCGTGGACTGGGACCACGAGCGTTTCACCATGGACGACGGCTTCTACAAAGCCGTTCAGGAAGTCTTCATCCGCCTGTATGACGAAGGCCTGGTATACCGCGGCAAGCGCCTGGTGAACTGGGATCCGAAACTGCACACCGCTATTTCCGACCTGGAAGTGGAGAATAAAGAAGAGAAAGGCTTTTTCTGGCATCTTCGTTATCCGTTGGCCGACGGCGCAAAAACCCTGGACGGCAAGGATTACGTGATCGTCGCCACCACCCGTCCGGAAACCATGCTTGGCGATACCGCCGTGGCTGTGCATCCGGACGACGAACGCTATCAGCACCTGATCGGCAAGCACGTGATGCTGCCGCTGGTAAACCGGAAGATCCCGATCGTAGCCGACTACCATGCCGATCCGGAGAAAGGCTCGGGCTGCGTGAAGATCACGCCCGCCCATGACTTCAATGACTACGCCGTAGGCAAGCGCAACCACCTGCCCATGATCAACGTCATGACCCAGGATGCCAACATCCGGGACGTTGCCGAGGTTTTCAATTCCGACGGCACCGAAAACACCGAGATCGATGGCCAGGTACCCAGTGCTTATGCAGGCCTCACTCGCGAGGACGCCCGCAAAGCCATCGTTTCCGACCTTAAAGATAGTGGCTTGCTGGAGCGGGAAGAAGACCACGTGCTCAGCGTGCCCCGGGGCGACCGCTCCGGTCTGATTATCGAGCCGATGCTGACTGATCAATGGTTCGCCGATGCCAAGACCCTGGCCAAGCCGGCCATTGAAGCCGTTGAAGACGGGCGCATTCAGTTTGTACCGAAGCAGTACGAGAACATGTACTTCTCGTGGATGCGCGACATCCAGGACTGGTGCATCTCCCGCCAGCTCTGGTGGGGCCACCGCATTCCGGCCTGGTACGACGTCGAGGGCAACATCTACGTCGGCCGCAGCGAAGAGGAAGTGCGTCAGAAATACAACCTGTCGGGCGATCTCGAACTGGCTCAGGACGACGACGTTCTGGACACCTGGTTCAGCTCGGCACTCTGGACCTTCGGCACCCTGGGCTGGCCGGAAATCACCGAGCGCCTGAAAAACTTCCACCCCACCGACGTGCTGGTCACCGGTTTTGACATCATCTTCTTCTGGGTCGCCAGAATGATCATGATGACCATGCACTTCATGAAGAATGAAGATGGCACGCCGCAGGTGCCCTTCCACACTGTGTATGTCACCGGCCTGATCCGGGACGAACACGGTGACAAAATGTCGAAGTCCAAGGGCAACGTTATCGATCCTCTGGATATGATCGACGGCATTGGCCTGAACGAATTACTGGAAAAGCGCACCGGAAACCTGATGCAGCCGAAGCTGGCCGAGAAGATCGGCAAGCGTACCGAGAAGGAATTCCCGGAAGGCATCGCCGCCCACGGCACCGACGCCCTGCGCTTTACCCTGGCGGCCATGGCCACCACGGGCCGTGATATCAACTGGGATATGAAGCGCCTCGAAGGCTACCGCAACTTCTGCAACAAGCTGTGGAATGCCGCCCGATACGTGCTGATGAACACCGAAGGTGAGGACTGCGGTGTTAACGACGAGCCGGTCGAGCTCTCCCTGGCTGACCGCTGGATCATTAGCGAGCTGCAGAAATGCGAGCAGGACGTGGTTCGTCACCTGGATCAGTACCGCTTTGACCTGGCTGCCTACGCCCTATACGAGTTTATCTGGAATGAGTACTGCGACTGGTACCTGGAGCTGTCGAAACCTGCCCTTAACGACGAGAGCGCAAGTGCTGAGGCCAAACGGGGCACCCGCCGCACACTGGTCCGTGTGCTTGAAGCGGTCCTGCGGGTGGCTCACCCGATCATGCCGTTCATCACCGAAGAAATCTGGCAGCGAATTGCGCCTCTGGCCGGCAAGTCCGGTGACAGTATCATGCTGCAGCCCTATCCCCAGCCTGACAGCAGCAAGCAGGATCCGGCCGTTGCCGCTGATATCGAGTGGCTCAAGGGTGTGATCGTCGCCGTACGGAACATTCGCGGCGAAATGAACATCTCTCCGGCAAAGAAAATTCCGGTTCTGCTGCGCGGCAAAGATGCGGAAGACAAACGACGAATGGACGACAACCGCCAGTTCCTGGCATCGCTGGCCAAGCTGGAAAGCCTGGAATGGTTTGCCGGCGACAAGGCCCCCATGTCCGCGACCCAACTGGTTGGCGAGATGGAAGTGCTGGTCCCCATGGCCGGGCTGATTGACAAGGCGGCGGAGCTCAAGCGGCTAGACAAGGAACTGGAACGCCTGCAGAAAGAGATCGGGCGCCTCGAAGGCAAGCTTGGCAACGAGAAATTCACCGCCAAGGCACCCGCCGAAGTGGTGGAGAAGGAGCAGGAAAAACTCCGGGATGCCCAAGGTAGCCTGTCTCGCCTGAGCCAGCAGCGGGCCGACATAGAGGCCATGTAACGGCATGATTGCCATTCTGGGCGCAGGTGCACTGGGGCGGCTGTGGGCCGCCTCCCTGCCTGCCGGAGAAACGGCCTTCGTGCCCCGGGCCGGAGCCTCTGGTAACAGCCCGGTGGATTTTCAATTTCAGGGGCCAGACGGCTCAATCCAGGATGTCTCCGTGCCCTGGCAGGCACTCGGGGACCCGGTCAGTCTTCTGCTTGTAACCACCAAGGCCGGCGATACCCAGAATGCGCTAACCTCCGTGATGGCTACTCTTCCAGGAAACACTCCCGTGGTGCTTTTTCAGAACGGACTCGGAAGCCAGCAGGCGGTAGCTCAACGCTGGCCCGGCCATCCCGTTTTGGCCGCAAGCACCACAGAGGGTGCAAACCGGCCTGACGCTGGCACGGTCATTCACGCCGGATCGGGACAAACCTGGATCGGTGCCATGAACGAGGCCGCTCAACCCTACGTCGGCCCGATCGTACAGCAGCTCGCCACAAGTGGCCTCTCGATTCACCGGGAAAGTGACATTCTGAGCCGACTTTGGCAAAAGCTGGTGATCAATGCCGGCATTAATCCCTTCACTGCCATCCTGAATTGCGCCAACGGTGAGATTCTCACCTCGGAGTTCTACCAGCAAAACATTGATTCCCTGTGCAGCGAGATAGCCGCACTCATGGCCGCGAACGGTCAAACGAAAGAACGACCACAGGTGCTTCGCCAACAGATTGAAACCGTGGCGGAGAATACGGCCCGAAACACCTCATCCATGCGCAGCGATACGCTGGCGGGCCGCAAAACCGAGATTGATTTCATCAACGGCTATCTGGTCCGCCTGGGAATAGACGCCGGAATACCCACACCGGTGAACCAAATGCTGACTGAACAGGTAAAACTACTGTCGCCAAACATACAGGAGCAACCCGATGGGTAATCGACTTTCAAAGATTTATACCCGCACCGGAGATGATGGCTCAACCGGACTTGCCGACGGCAACCGGATTGCCAAGAATGCCCAACGGGTCGAGGCCATGGGCACGGCCGATGAACTGAATTGCCATATCGGCTTGTTAATCGAGACCCTCGACAGCGAAGACGTGTTGATTGGGAGCCTGCGCAGAATCCAGCACCATCTGTTCGACCTGGGCGGAGAGTTTGCCATACCGGGCAGCCGGGTGATCGGAGATGACCATATTGAATGGCTGGAGCAGACGCTCGATCAGTACAACGAACATCTCCCTCCACTGAAGAACTTCGTCCTTCCCGGGGGGTCTCCTGCCGCTGCCCAGTGCCACCTGGCGCGCGCCGTCTGCCGACGGGCAGAGCGCATTGTCGTGGCGCTGGGCCACGAGGACTCAATCAATACCGCGTCCAGGCATTACCTGAACCGGCTTTCGGATCTGCTATTCGTCATAGCCAGAGTACTGGCGCGGCGGGACGGCGGGGAAGAAATTCTGTGGGAGCAAAAAAAATCCGGCCTGTGAGCCGGATTTTTTCTGAACGATCCTCTATACCTTGAACGCTTCAACCAACCGCTGCAGCGACGTTGTCAGTTCAGACATCTCCCGAGAAGAACCCAGTGTCTCTTCTGCGTTAGCGGCGGTCTTCTGACCGAGTTCGCCAATTTTCTCAACGTTCAGGTTCACA
This Marinobacter salinus DNA region includes the following protein-coding sequences:
- a CDS encoding leucyl aminopeptidase; this encodes MNFSLSSKAIANTKADCLVIGLPEKGTWPESTSEADEALGGLIKKLQNAGDISGKNASTRTLPLDDQPWARLVVVGTGDDSARTPANYRKALIAMMGALKEGPSKSALIALTDTAVTGDETVSSEAARLSLVGRTLEDQLYTFTEFKSEKPGARKLNKVLVAASGAGKALKDAFNLGLATGRGMNFTRDLGNTPPNICHPEWLAQQAKKLAKDHDCIKTEVLDEKQMEKMGMNTILAVGKGSTQPPRLIVMEYRGGKAKDKPHVLVGKGITFDTGGISLKPGAGMDEMKYDMGGSASVFGAMQVLAETKPKINVVAVIAAAENMPDGGACRPGDIVTTLSGQTVEILNTDAEGRLVLCDALTYVKKFDPEAVIDMATLTGACIVALGHHATGLLANNDELANELLASGERACDRAWRLPLWDDYQSQLDSNFADMQNIGDRSAGTITAACFLSRFAKEYRWAHLDIAGTAWQSGKAKGASGRPVPLLVDYLMSHAGK
- a CDS encoding DNA polymerase III subunit chi; this translates as MQASNSENHTETGGAAAGSSGQADRNQRYWFHILTQNAPAARNLHAAKLVDKAWQQGDRVCIVCDTMQHAQELDDLLWNFSPDAFIPHSVVPDSATTCTDPVGILLCPPVAEDWDTVIILSESLPADADRFKRLALVAHNDPSVLNQARSHFKQLRALGIEPRVHDQRKR
- a CDS encoding valine--tRNA ligase, whose protein sequence is MEKTYQPENIERQWYENWESKGYFRPSGEGQSYSIAIPPPNVTGSLHMGHAFQHTIMDTLTRYKRMQGHNTLWQVGTDHAGIATQMVVERKVAAEESKTRHDLGREEFIKRIWDWKEHSGGTITRQMRRLGNSVDWDHERFTMDDGFYKAVQEVFIRLYDEGLVYRGKRLVNWDPKLHTAISDLEVENKEEKGFFWHLRYPLADGAKTLDGKDYVIVATTRPETMLGDTAVAVHPDDERYQHLIGKHVMLPLVNRKIPIVADYHADPEKGSGCVKITPAHDFNDYAVGKRNHLPMINVMTQDANIRDVAEVFNSDGTENTEIDGQVPSAYAGLTREDARKAIVSDLKDSGLLEREEDHVLSVPRGDRSGLIIEPMLTDQWFADAKTLAKPAIEAVEDGRIQFVPKQYENMYFSWMRDIQDWCISRQLWWGHRIPAWYDVEGNIYVGRSEEEVRQKYNLSGDLELAQDDDVLDTWFSSALWTFGTLGWPEITERLKNFHPTDVLVTGFDIIFFWVARMIMMTMHFMKNEDGTPQVPFHTVYVTGLIRDEHGDKMSKSKGNVIDPLDMIDGIGLNELLEKRTGNLMQPKLAEKIGKRTEKEFPEGIAAHGTDALRFTLAAMATTGRDINWDMKRLEGYRNFCNKLWNAARYVLMNTEGEDCGVNDEPVELSLADRWIISELQKCEQDVVRHLDQYRFDLAAYALYEFIWNEYCDWYLELSKPALNDESASAEAKRGTRRTLVRVLEAVLRVAHPIMPFITEEIWQRIAPLAGKSGDSIMLQPYPQPDSSKQDPAVAADIEWLKGVIVAVRNIRGEMNISPAKKIPVLLRGKDAEDKRRMDDNRQFLASLAKLESLEWFAGDKAPMSATQLVGEMEVLVPMAGLIDKAAELKRLDKELERLQKEIGRLEGKLGNEKFTAKAPAEVVEKEQEKLRDAQGSLSRLSQQRADIEAM
- a CDS encoding ketopantoate reductase family protein codes for the protein MIAILGAGALGRLWAASLPAGETAFVPRAGASGNSPVDFQFQGPDGSIQDVSVPWQALGDPVSLLLVTTKAGDTQNALTSVMATLPGNTPVVLFQNGLGSQQAVAQRWPGHPVLAASTTEGANRPDAGTVIHAGSGQTWIGAMNEAAQPYVGPIVQQLATSGLSIHRESDILSRLWQKLVINAGINPFTAILNCANGEILTSEFYQQNIDSLCSEIAALMAANGQTKERPQVLRQQIETVAENTARNTSSMRSDTLAGRKTEIDFINGYLVRLGIDAGIPTPVNQMLTEQVKLLSPNIQEQPDG
- a CDS encoding cob(I)yrinic acid a,c-diamide adenosyltransferase, encoding MGNRLSKIYTRTGDDGSTGLADGNRIAKNAQRVEAMGTADELNCHIGLLIETLDSEDVLIGSLRRIQHHLFDLGGEFAIPGSRVIGDDHIEWLEQTLDQYNEHLPPLKNFVLPGGSPAAAQCHLARAVCRRAERIVVALGHEDSINTASRHYLNRLSDLLFVIARVLARRDGGEEILWEQKKSGL